CGCCGCCGAGCTGCTGGCCGCTGATGGCATCGAGGCCACCGTGCTGCACGCCCCCACCCTCAAGCCCTTCGACCGCGACACGCTGATCGCCCAGGCCAAGCGGCACAAGGCCGTGGTCACCTGCGAGGAGCACCAGATCCACGGCGGCCTGGGTGGCATCGTGGCGGAGATCCTCTCCGAGGCCCACCCCATGCCCGTGCGTCGCGTGGGTGTGAACGACCAGTTCGGCCAGAGCGGCAAGCCCGAGAAGCTGCTGGCGGCCTATGGCGTCACGCCTGAGGCCGTGGTTGCCGCCGCCAAGGCCGCTCTCTAATGGCCACCGAGACCTTCAAGGCCAGCCGCTGGACCAAGGGCAACCACCTGTTCACCACGGTCATCGAGGTTACGGAAACCGCCGTGGTGCGCCGCAAGCGCTCCTGGTTCACGGTCAACGAGATCAGCATCCATCTCTCCAAGGTGGCCAGTGTCCGCATCGACACGGGCCTCTTCTGGTCGGACATCCTCATCGAAAGCACCGGCGGCAGCGATCCGCTGACCAGCCATGGCCACTCCAAGGCCGATGCGCGGCGCATCAAGGAACTCATCGAAGCAGCCCAGAGCCGGCAGATGAAATGATCCCGATGGAGGAAGTCGGCCATTCTTCACATCGGACCGGAGCTATCGATCAGATGGGAGCCAACCCCATTTCCTCCCAGGCATAACCATGCAGCCGTCCCCGGCAGGTCCATCAGACGTTGAACCACCGGAGGATTCCGGCGGCGAAACTCTGGCGCCGGGCACCGAGATCGGACGCTTCCAGGTGCGCGGGCTGCTGGGTCAGGGCGGCATGGGCGCGGTGTACCTGGCCTGGGATCCGGTGCTCGAACGCAAGGTGGCCCTGAAGGCCATTCATCTGAGCGAGCACGAATCGTCCTCCGCCACAGGCCGTTTCCGGCGCGAGGCCATGGCCCTGGCCCAGCTCAACCACCCCCATGTGTGCCAAGTGCACGATTGGGTAGAGGCGCGGGGCAGCGCCTTCATCGCCATGGAATTCGTGGAGGGGGAAACGCTCTCGGCGCTGGCTCCGAAGCTGGGCTTTCGGGCAAAAATGCAAGCCCTCCATGCCATTGCTCTCGCCTTGCAGGCGGCTCACGCCAAGGGCATCGTTCACCGCGATCTGAAGCCCAGCAACGTGATGCTGGATCACCAGGGGCAGGTGAAGGTGCTGGATTTCGGCCTGGCCCGGCTGCTGGATTCCGCCGCCGTTCAGGCGGAGGCGCCCACGGGGCAGGTGCCGAATCTGGCGAGTCTGGCCTTTCTGGAAAGGGACACGCAGGCCGGTGGTGGATCCATCGATGAGGCGCTGACCCGGCCAGCGGCTTCATCCAGCTGGGGTGAGTTGACCGAAGCGGGGCACTTCATGGGCAGCCCCCTCTATGCCTCCCCTGAACAGATGAGCGGCAAGCGTGTTGGGGCGGCCAGCGATGTGTTTTCTCTCGGCGTGGTGGCCTGGGAGCTGCTGGTGGGTGAAGCGCCGTTTCCGGGCGAGGGGCGCGAGCGCATGGAAGCCACCCTCGAAGGCGAGCTTCGGCCCTTGCGGGGTGCACGGCTGCCCCGTCGTCTGGAAGCTCTGCTGCGGGCCATGCTCAGGCAGGACGCGGATCTCCGGCCCACGAGCCGCGAGGTGGCCGAAGCCCTGGCCCTGCAGCTGAATCGAAAACCAGTCACCCGGTGGGTTCTGGGCACCCTGCTTGCTGTGTCGCTCGTGGCCGGAGGAGGCTACCTCCTGTTCGGCCGCAGCATCATCGCCGATCTGGGCAAAGCGCAGGTGCCGCGCCTGGCGGTCATGCCCATCCGCAATGCCACGGGGGATCCGAATCTGGAGGCCCTGGTGGGGGTGGGCATGGCGGAACTGCTGGCCACGTCTCTGCACGGCTCCCCGAGTCTTTCCGTGGTGGAGCCCGAGGCCGTCAGCCGCATCATCACCAACCTGCGAATGAATGCCTCGGAGGCCCAGGAACCCGCAGGACAAGCCCGCATCGCCAAGGCCCTGGGGGCGCGCCTCTTCCTGCGTGGCACGTTGAGTCGGGAAGCCAAAGGCCAGGCGCACCTGCTGAGCTATGACCTGGTGGATGCGTCTGGTCGGGTGCGCTTCTCGGGAGTGGTTCGGGCCCCGCGGGAGGAATCCTTCACGCCCTACACGCTGGTGGACCCTGCGGCCCATGATCTGCTCAGGAAGGTGGATCCCCTGCGTTCCAGTGCCATCCTGCAGCAGCCTGTGCCGCCCGAGGTGTTCGCCGCCTATGCCAACGGGAAAGCCCTGTTCCTCAAGGGGGATTTCAAGGCCAGTGAGCCCCAGCTCCGGGAGGCCGCCATGAAGGCACCGGCCTTCTCCAGCGCGGTGTCAGCCTACGCCGCCTGCCTGCGGCGCCTGGGCCGGGAGCAGGCCCCGGCCATCGCCAATTGGGCCCTCATGGCGGCCCGGGCCACGGGAGACCGTTGGGCCGAAGGGCGCGTCCTGGGATTGAAGGCCTACCTGGCCAAGGATCTGGGCCAGCTGGATGAGGCGCAACACCTGCGTGAAGCCTCCCTGGCGCTGGCGCACGCCGTGGGCGACCGGGATGGCGAGACCATCGCCGTCAACCACCTGGGCCTTATTGCCGCGGAGCGTGGGCACTACGATGAAGCCGGGCAGTACTATGAACGGTCGCTCCGATTGAGCCAGCAGACCGGTGATCAGGTCTACCTGTCCCTGGCTCAGAACAACCTGGCGAACCTCGCCCTGAAACGCGGCGATCTGGGAACCGCTGAAACCTACTACCGGAGCAATCTGAAGCTGCAGCAGGAGCAGGGCAACCGCTGGGGCGAGGCCCTGGCCCTCAACAACCTCGGCGTGGTGGCCCTCACCGCCCGCGATTTGCCCGCAGCGGAAACCCTGTTGACCCGGGCCCTCACAGCCCGTGAATCCGTGGGCGACCAAGGCGGCCAGATCACCTGTCTGCGCAACCTGGGCATCCTGGCCTCCATGAAGGGTGAGCTGGCGGGGGCAGGCGAGCTCCATGCG
This sequence is a window from Geothrix sp. PMB-07. Protein-coding genes within it:
- a CDS encoding PH domain-containing protein gives rise to the protein MATETFKASRWTKGNHLFTTVIEVTETAVVRRKRSWFTVNEISIHLSKVASVRIDTGLFWSDILIESTGGSDPLTSHGHSKADARRIKELIEAAQSRQMK
- a CDS encoding serine/threonine-protein kinase — encoded protein: MQPSPAGPSDVEPPEDSGGETLAPGTEIGRFQVRGLLGQGGMGAVYLAWDPVLERKVALKAIHLSEHESSSATGRFRREAMALAQLNHPHVCQVHDWVEARGSAFIAMEFVEGETLSALAPKLGFRAKMQALHAIALALQAAHAKGIVHRDLKPSNVMLDHQGQVKVLDFGLARLLDSAAVQAEAPTGQVPNLASLAFLERDTQAGGGSIDEALTRPAASSSWGELTEAGHFMGSPLYASPEQMSGKRVGAASDVFSLGVVAWELLVGEAPFPGEGRERMEATLEGELRPLRGARLPRRLEALLRAMLRQDADLRPTSREVAEALALQLNRKPVTRWVLGTLLAVSLVAGGGYLLFGRSIIADLGKAQVPRLAVMPIRNATGDPNLEALVGVGMAELLATSLHGSPSLSVVEPEAVSRIITNLRMNASEAQEPAGQARIAKALGARLFLRGTLSREAKGQAHLLSYDLVDASGRVRFSGVVRAPREESFTPYTLVDPAAHDLLRKVDPLRSSAILQQPVPPEVFAAYANGKALFLKGDFKASEPQLREAAMKAPAFSSAVSAYAACLRRLGREQAPAIANWALMAARATGDRWAEGRVLGLKAYLAKDLGQLDEAQHLREASLALAHAVGDRDGETIAVNHLGLIAAERGHYDEAGQYYERSLRLSQQTGDQVYLSLAQNNLANLALKRGDLGTAETYYRSNLKLQQEQGNRWGEALALNNLGVVALTARDLPAAETLLTRALTARESVGDQGGQITCLRNLGILASMKGELAGAGELHARALQLAQTSALRTVEAECQFYMAELDRTQGRMAKALAGYQRVMELLPEGVTPEVRINAQAGIAECCLRKPRPDTKEAEARLAALPLGAADSPYVHRARAWLAFRTGQPNLALKELDQAVADPRRQAPEIRRELEEARVVFQAAGSR